The genomic region TTTGACcctctaaaaataaaataattatgttttaaaacataaaaagaaattaTAATTCAACtctaaaatgatatttaaaaattataaaaatatataccacACAAATTATATGACCCAAAAAAATCTTTTACTAGCTTCCTCTCCTTTCATTTTGTTCATTATGTTTCTTGTCCAAATGTTACCACAATGATTCGCTCCTCTTTGCTCCCTACATTCAAGTGTTCACATCCCATACATTAGTGGGATTCTTGTCTTTACATTTCCATGACGCCTACCCACGTATCTTCACTTAAATCATTTTTGGACATTTACCCAACATCTCTCTATTTATCCTTTGTTGAGTGTTTTTTAAGTCTTTTAGATGgtggtatttatttatttatagtcaccttaaaataggaaaattttcatttaagtcttttataatttataaaattttaaattagtaatgatacAATTGTACTTCAACCtcctaaaatttataaaatttaatttaatcatttaaaattaaaaagaaataaactattaaaatagtgaaattgaatttttattttcgtaaaaatatacaatttaattctaacCTCTCAAAAAAATTTTGGCTCATAATTGATACTATTCATTGATATGATATACTAGGTAGATTCCATGCACATAGACACATATCATATTCTAAACATAAAACATGTTTATGCGGTCCCAATGTACGATCTCACATGTGACTTTACAGGAAACTATAGATACTTTTCTGTGAACACCCATTATCATGCAAGCTTGGTCCATGAACTCATCTTGCGAGCTCAATATAATTCAACCCAAACCCATTTAAATTTTGGCCGGTGATAACAAGTATAATATCCTCcttaatagttttttttttttaccactaAGAGTAATCATCCCATCATCGGTTCCCTTCCACAAATCAACCATGAGGTTTAATTGTCATTCCTTCtttaaaacaaatcccttaaaCTAATAATACATTTGTACTTTAAATCTTTCTAAATTGATGCCCAAAGCAAAGTAGTCATTTTCTACTCCCCCTGCTCTAATTTCCATAAAAGTCTTTGTACCATATGCAATTATTTGTTTGATAATTACCACATTAGTCCCTCAACTATGTCCACCATTAAATACTACATCCATTCAAGACACTCAATTTCTGCATATTATTTCGGACTTTCACCAAACATCTCAAAATTTACTATTCATGCATCGGAATTGTACCATTACAGACACCGGACTTTGACGATACACTAAAACGCTATATTTTCACAAAAATTTGTTTACATAACAATTCAATTAGAGCCAAGTTTATGTAAAATTATCTGTGCACCATGCTGTGGACGAAGCGTTACCATGCTGCAAGGAGTGTGAGCATAGGAAGGGGAAAGCTCGAACCAGAAGTGTTGGAGAATCATAGCCACTGCCATTTTGGCTTCCATCATAGCAAAATTTTGGCCAATGCAGATCCTAGGACCCCATCCGAATGGCAGAAACGTGACTTGACTCTTTGTTGCTTTGGAAACCCCTTCCGCGAACCGCTCTGGCTTAAATTCCCGTGCGTCGTCGCCCCAAAGATCTTTGTCATGGTGGATCAGCAGGATCGGAACCGAAACTTCTGTTCCTGCTGGCAACAACAAATTTCCCAGTTTTATTTCTTTTGGAACGGAACGTCCTAGCTCAGTCGCTGATGGGTACAGCCTTAGAACCTCGTACAATATCATTGTTACCTGTAGAATTAGCGAAACAAAAAAACCAAGTTTTTGAGTTGTCCACCTCATTGATCGAACCTTCAAAAGACATGCTAGGGACTTCCAACTTTGAGACGATTAAGGCCATCAGCATTAGGTTTACTGTCACCCAAAACATGCAAAACCTCCTCTCTTGCTTTACTTTGCCAATCGGGATACCTTGCTAATAAAACCATAGTCCACACCGGTAAGACCGAAGTGGTCTCTTGGCCAGCAAAGTAAAACAGCTTGCATTCCTCAATCACATCCTCAATGCTCATCCCCATATTCTTTGCTTCCATTTCTCTGATATTGGATTCCACAAGTATGTCCAACAAGTCCTCATTGCTCTCTTCCCCTGCTTTAATTGCCTTCTCTCTTCTCTTTATCATTTCCCTAAGCGACTCTTTTATGTCTCTGTGTTTCATCTTCATCTCCCTGTTTGTCTTTGTTGACAAAAACCTTCAAGAAAACAAACACGAATTTAGCGAATTCCAACATTTGCAACCTTTTTCAAGTAAATTAAGTTGAGGGTTATCTCCAGCCTGGAATGTAAACAGTTTGTATTAATTTGATTGTGAGAACGAGTTGGTCCTCTAGTAATTGGAAAATTAGTTTGCCTTCTTCGAAGCTGCTTCCAAAAACAGATCGGGAAATCACATCTCTTGTCAAATCTACGAGATAAGGCCACACATCTAACTCACTGTATCCTTCTGTACACACCATCTTCTCCCATTTGCTTAACATGTCACTACAACTTTGATAGAATGCTGGCAACATATTCTGCATCCAATTATTTCTAAATCAGAAAAGCATAGGTTTAAGTATGATGTTTTCTGTAAAGTCTTGAGTACCCATCACTATTCTATACCTTCAACTTATCTTGATGAAATGCAGGGTTTATGATTTTTCTACGCTTGCTCCATCGGTCTCCTTCGAGGTTAACAAGGCCGCTTACAAGCAAATTAAGCAGTGGATTGGTATGTACCTTCTGGAAGtcattaaatttgtttaagtattTCTCTTATTTTTTCAGGGTCCGTAATGTTCACCCTTGGTCTTGGACCAAAccatttaaaaaatttctttCCTGCATTTCCTCCCAATAAATTCCATACATAAATAACAAAGAATTATCATAAATTgaagattaaataaaaaaaaaaaaaaacaaaccatACTGGTTGACAATTTGATGAAGAAAAGGAGCAACATAAGGCCCAATATCATCACTAAGAGGCATAGGTTTGGCTCTTGTTTGTCTATTCATAGTTGAGAGCTGTTTTATGTCACCGAAAAGGAACCTGTAAGTATTCCCTGCAAAACCCTGTTGTCTCAAGCACCTTTCGAGCCTCTTTGGGGCCAACCATACCCAGTTTAAAGCTCTCCATCCCCATATCATTAATAACCCAACAACAAGCAATGAGACCAAATCTCTAATTACATGGTAAACTTCCATATTTTTAGTATGAGAGAATTGTGTCTTCAAACTATGGTGTTTGTTGAAGCTGAAGCTCAAGTTTACTCACCTATCTATGAATGAACTTAACAAGAAGAAGTTTGAAGATATATTTATAGGTAGTTCTTgaatatagtaaaaataaaaatctgaATCGATGATAAATACAGGTGATGAGAATCTAGGTTGAGGTGTTGAAGCATGAGGCCAGGTGACcttatttttttttctctatGATGATAAATagctaaaaatatatattttaaagttgacaatttaattttggaaaatatatatatttgttttattgTTCTAGTTTTTGTTCTGGGCCAAATCTTATCCGGAAAACTGAATATAATGagagaaaaaataaatttaaattcatcatttataaattaagataaattgaagtaaaattttaaatttatattcccagtcgaATAAATTTTAATCGATATCAATTATGTTAATTCCATACAATGACTCAATTATAATCCAATTTATCTATAAAAACATTtattataaaaagaaattaataagaaaataagATTAGAATAAAAACCACCAACGTCCAAAGAATTGAAGGAGCTTAAGAAAGTAAAGtttaatcttattattatttaccAACAAAATAATGACAAAAACATTTGTTGTGAATTATCATAAACAATAACTCactggaaataaaataaattagaaCAAATGAGGGGATGGTGGCTGTTATGAAATTCATTATTACTGATCCGTATCCGATTACCTAATTGGGTTTTGGTCTGTATTCTGTGTAGTTCGTATTTTGTGTTCGCACGACATATATTCGCATATTTCATGAGACCGCGTGATGGGTTTATACCATTATATAGgtaaattcacatttaaaaaaaACGTATTAACCCTAAAATAAGATATATGTTGACATGCATAAGAACTTAGTTACGATGTCACGATcatgaataataattatattatataaatatataattgaaCCCTATTAAAGAAACATACTCTAAAATATTCAACATCAATATCAAGGGCGAAGCCAAAATAATCTTTTAATgggccgaatgaaattttaatttttagtctatatatttataacttttaaaggattaaatataattttataattttaggagttacttttattaatttaaaattttttaaaaaattaaaaatttaaataataattttaaattttaaagagaCCGGTACCACGCGAGCCCCTCTAGATTCGCCGGTATATtacatgcatttcagtcaaaagaGATTTGCTTGACCACCCAACAACTTCAATTATTGCACTAGAAATTATAGTAATTATAACAAGAAGGGCCTGCACCATCACCATCACCATCACCAGCATCTATAAAACATGGCTGTTtaagaatattaaaatattataaaatacatatttaattatttatatttaataatacactaaattatttaatattacatttttattttaacaattaattttagtaataataatattaaattttaatatttttaataaattattgaaaaatatttatattaatattttaattatataaaatatgattatatgtagctttattaatatatttaatttaaattaaattttaattaaacatgatttattattacgtatatatatatgatattaattaTTGTAAAATATTGTCttatcataaaataaattttaattgtcgaaagaaaatactaatataattttttataacaaatatatttatgttatatttATTTCACTAAAATAACTCTAAGAAaatgatttaaaaatttttcagaCAACGAATAAAATTTCAACACAATAAAATATCATGTATTTCGAAAAATCAAtccattttttaaaaataattttttgaaagtcGTTCTAAGTGAAATAAACAAAAACTTAGTTTTGAATTTCACGGCAGATTAAAGATAAGATAAGTAAGTTTGGCAGCTTGGTTTACCTAGACTAGTTTTCGTATTTTCTTCAATCAAAGGCTCATTTGGTGTCTGTTGGAGCTAAATTTTTTATAGTAGCTAATAGACtcgaaaaattttaatatttatggttTGATTTCGTTTGAGATACTATagctttgggttttcaacttttaaagTCAGTCATTATTTGGGTGGTATTCTCAACATTTCTCTTTAACTTGCTTGAGATTATTTATGATAGCCTTTGTTGAGTTAT from Gossypium arboreum isolate Shixiya-1 chromosome 1, ASM2569848v2, whole genome shotgun sequence harbors:
- the LOC108481690 gene encoding cytochrome P450 72A397-like; this encodes MEVYHVIRDLVSLLVVGLLMIWGWRALNWVWLAPKRLERCLRQQGFAGNTYRFLFGDIKQLSTMNRQTRAKPMPLSDDIGPYVAPFLHQIVNQFLSTKTNREMKMKHRDIKESLREMIKRREKAIKAGEESNEDLLDILVESNIREMEAKNMGMSIEDVIEECKLFYFAGQETTSVLPVWTMVLLARYPDWQSKAREEVLHVLGDSKPNADGLNRLKVTMILYEVLRLYPSATELGRSVPKEIKLGNLLLPAGTEVSVPILLIHHDKDLWGDDAREFKPERFAEGVSKATKSQVTFLPFGWGPRICIGQNFAMMEAKMAVAMILQHFWFELSPSYAHTPCSMVTLRPQHGAQIILHKLGSN